GGGCAAACCTTTGGGCAGATACTTGACGGCCTTGCGCGGGATGTTCCGGACAAGGAAATGATCTCCTTCAACGGTGAGAGAATAACATACGGGCAGTTCTACCAGCGGGTGATGCAGATAGCGATGGCCCTCAAGAAGCTGGGGATCAAGAAAGGAGATCGGGTCGCGGCCCTCTTTCCCAATTGCCCCGATTTTTTCGTGGTACAGCAGGCCGTTCTCTATACGGGCGCTGTCTTTGTCCTCCTGTCCACCCGTTACCGTGAGTACGAGTTGAGCTACATGCTCAAGCATTCGGGGGCACGGGTCCTCTTCACCATCGACGAGTACCTGAAAACGAGCTTCACGGACATAATCGACAAGGTACGTCCCGAATTGCCGAGCCTGGAGTTCTGCTTCGTCATGGGTTCCAAGGTCCCGTCGTGGGGCCGCCCGTTTGAGGAAGCCCTTAACCTTGGCAAGGACCTCGATGAGAAGCTGCTCAGGGAAGACCTGCCCGGGTATGACGATACGGCCTCGATACTCTACACATCGGGCAGCACGGGTCTTCCGAAGGGTGTCAAAATGACCCATCGGGCCTTTGTCTTCGGCGCCCTCCAGGTCGCCCGCCGTCTCAGGATAACGCCCGATGACGTGACGCTGATGGTCGTGCCCTGTTCCCATACCCTCTGCGCCTTCATCCAGTTCCCGAACGCCCTGATGGGCCGGTGCCGGATCGTGATGATGGAGACCTTCGATGCGGCCCAGGCTCTCGAAATGTACAACAAGGAGAAGATATCCCTCATCTACGGTGTTCCTACGATGTTCGTCCTCATGCTGGAACACCCCAACTTCGCGAAGACTGATTTTTCGAGCAGCCGCGCGGGCTACACCGGCGGGGCCATCATCCCTGAGGAACTCATGTCCGGCGTGCGGAACAGGATGAACTGCAAGCTTGTCTCCGTCTATGGCTTAAGCGAGTGCGGGGCCTGCTCCATGAACGACGTCGAAGACGATGAGTCCCTCAAGATCGGGACCGTCGGCCGTCCGCTGGACGGTGTGGACATTGTCATCACCAACGAGAAGCAGGACAAGGTACCTGACGGCGAGGTGGGCGAGGTCTGCCTCAAGGGCCCGATCCTCTTCACCGAGTATTATCAGCAGCCCGAGCTGACGAAGGCCGCGTACGACAAGAACGGCTACTTCTGCACGGGAGACCTGGGGAAATATCTTGAGAATGGCATGCTCGCCATCGTGGGACGCAAGAAAGAGATGATCATCAGGGGAGGGTTCAACGTGTACCCCGCGGAGCTCGAAGAGCAGATAGGGCTCATCGACGGCGTGCAGTCCGTTGCCGTTGTGGGTTTGCCGGACAAGGTGATGGGCGAGAAGATAGTCGCCTGCATAATCCCCGCTGC
The sequence above is drawn from the Syntrophorhabdus sp. genome and encodes:
- a CDS encoding acyl--CoA ligase, which codes for MKEETGKTIDYGKYEGQTFGQILDGLARDVPDKEMISFNGERITYGQFYQRVMQIAMALKKLGIKKGDRVAALFPNCPDFFVVQQAVLYTGAVFVLLSTRYREYELSYMLKHSGARVLFTIDEYLKTSFTDIIDKVRPELPSLEFCFVMGSKVPSWGRPFEEALNLGKDLDEKLLREDLPGYDDTASILYTSGSTGLPKGVKMTHRAFVFGALQVARRLRITPDDVTLMVVPCSHTLCAFIQFPNALMGRCRIVMMETFDAAQALEMYNKEKISLIYGVPTMFVLMLEHPNFAKTDFSSSRAGYTGGAIIPEELMSGVRNRMNCKLVSVYGLSECGACSMNDVEDDESLKIGTVGRPLDGVDIVITNEKQDKVPDGEVGEVCLKGPILFTEYYQQPELTKAAYDKNGYFCTGDLGKYLENGMLAIVGRKKEMIIRGGFNVYPAELEEQIGLIDGVQSVAVVGLPDKVMGEKIVACIIPAAGSSITDKDIIAYCKARFANYKVPNVVIIMDEFPVTALGKVQKFKLVEALQAKGI